In Oreochromis niloticus isolate F11D_XX linkage group LG18, O_niloticus_UMD_NMBU, whole genome shotgun sequence, one genomic interval encodes:
- the LOC100703940 gene encoding myomegalin isoform X4 — MFDLKMKEVCRICGRELCGNQRKWIFHPAAKLNLHVLLSYAVGRELTRDGRGEFACSKCTFMLDRMYRFDTVIARVEALSIERLQRLLQEKHRLRQCISGLYRKTNSDEGAVTLSGSDDGPGDGMVDISGLTHAKYCALLQEDLVYSLYESWADDSLDCHHHHHPQCPAAPGSEVTVAGSQRCAPSTPRRCRGCSYWRVADSDYEAVCKVPRKLARSISCGPSTRYSASVVGGSLTGGGAGGEGERKYVEDSEDIPSSQTLVPGSQDPSRTSDSDRTLAGRASSSPSIASLEAAEEYIQPGAITDGPLSSPVDAIEDQISDSLSEEHMGAPLGQASPRRTFSLALSLLQSCAVYRPVRSTKGSKLPVLLRRSSSNGGTRLSFTDPMIGMPYGSPNGERHSHMPTPELETPLIRVDTGLDQDLNLADMEKLFEDLYKEYPPPPPHQSLVEEQQSQLNQYECAAGQCVSELQKAQLQVQSLQAKIQESEANNMKLQEKLSEMECELRSLRQASQSQERTIQGLTESLSTKDNEAQELYQLIEGQNTTLCKLQEIAHRSQLAQSKAPAGVSESLALAQLQGELVGVQSSLFSLGLELEASQRSLRQSQRQADDLMRFKERLNSDLQEALQHREVTEKHNQDLRCALHKLRTELQAKEAALKESEAEKHALTQEKDRSVAQLKSTLQDKEQQLQEYSEMVESTGSSKPNPRDALLEKLRERIKERDRALEQSIDDKFRCVEEREGQVRRLQLALREKERDLERLRCILSNNEETITSLDGLVRGKELELEQAAEAYRNLQWLKQQSDEKERNSLREKDTIITQLQAALQTRSQETQDLTAALIARVQAGPTEVVEELKARLALKEKLFQELLADRSRQSKEHQAQIQDLLSTLSSKDQYLQDYSYRLSLVISERTGQLQELRKQLSEREQELHELRWDKERDTGGETEHLQSLLKEKEAFIKELMKAQEEAMQPFSKESEAEIKALKEDMQLVLKKEAEAQKEISALRSSLAQQQSEGDATKDSTDHKHVLEQLVSEYNKLNDALRAEKRLYQNLTHIHKSDSSSEKIRALHMELDSVQALRRQLEEVLSRTRNTALLLDRAAKRQPDFGELSTEEEEGDDEDGSSEEFTDSIEEDDDSVNARSLTSGQASVKAQGPECVTRGLVREAQSQRADVKQLDEAKKTLEFELEEIKSQLERDGYTSVAQMRSALQKLQRENQALKENQVRAGVVGTNTEKSLSPEEEQEEEEEEEEEDEEEEEEEEEEDEEEEEEEDTEEEDELETSPVPAGKRGPPCVSLSSEPGKRHCMRPCSLNLGTLTSHHLTHQPEAETAVAGDSSQVRALWRDKEDGLREQASRLHADLTLSQQENRELQERLMVSEATVQAQAEQLKEYRDLLTETSVQQANKQVQVDLQDLGYETCGRSENEAEREDTSSPEFDDLEMCTSLSHPQDCEVGGWYAGSCSSNRGAYEMRDESASLQHLVQDLRSQLTRCHKVIRGLQLRVRSLSATSDYASSLERTPRKVNWALERSPAPSGVDEDEGWLSDTQGARPGSKPSRELQELMERVASLEAQLKTTRSEGKGQAEEGKCATWPGKYNSLIQAQARELSHLRQRMREGQGVCHILTQHLGDTTKAFEELLRANDIDYYMGQSFREQLAQSTALAQRVVTKISGRERAESHDDKTGHELLALRLSKELQQKDKIIESLHTKLQHRPETPSSCHALSETTDQSDRTSLVSDEYQTNEDLELCSDLDTREYQEEHRLRQPGLGSDPEVRSSIPPPLPPPPLHGLLKSSSSCPNMLCTAAVGLTRALFSEPVSSSFSIPSGPDGWGHEVMFDPRPRALSVMAVRPELDTLYKQMNEQNRGFPEAHDKALFTLSPDHHNQHGLSSYSQLSHHAFQPYQLGGIPTGHLMKSDSGLMSGGPLWDMENLVGSYSGSSAHQPGSSQTGVNLIEEHLQEVRCLRQRLEESIRTNERLRQQLEEKLATTGRDGGAPTNIYIQGLDTVTQLSNEIRVLKEENLGLQSRLQASTDTSEEVVQLREAVFTARARLKQSELEAEQWKEELRRLQAHSQEQGQQIHTLRQERQVGQEKTNRLQHEVSLLQQQLCESRELIHSLQSELHVYDRVCSSTKANKGYLCEVPVLPVELGELLGEVRSLRAQLQNSVQENSALKQLELHKQLEQKLGVGSPRTPSLSALTASPQRENFYRRQLLHDPAPSPPVRDIGLFNCGSPGPPYSDLDDSHSTANADPLDPHSELEGDAPDGSFANRNGRHAIGHVDDFSALQQQVLEGRSLVQRMEMTLQACLGPPMLDVNQKQSSELILDYGCVRSLLSNTKTLRQILEEAMSLLKMFWRAALPSTDPSIQNLKKEQCMQEEILSLKLRVSEQEEVLKGTIQRLRSTSRTKESMEHFIVSQLSRTRDVLKKARTNLETNKLRLSSLSPSSSSPYAAEEPGGAARERPADRSFLKAGGASGVTPTRASQRMAARKRSSQCLL; from the exons ATGTTTGATCTCAAGATGAAGGAGGTGTGTCGTATTTGTGGACGGGAACTCTGTGGCAACCAGCGAAAATGGATCTTCCATCCTGCTGCCAAACTCAACCTGCACGTGCTGCTCTCTTATGCTGTGGGGCGGGAGCTGACCCGGGACGGCAGAGGAGAGTTTGCCTGCTCCAAGTGCACCTTCATGCTGGACCGCATGTACCGCTTCGACACAGTCATCGCCCGTGTGGAGGCCCTGTCCATCGAGAGGTTGCAGCGGCTTCTGCAGGAGAAGCATCGACTGAGGCAGTGCATCAGCGGGCTCTATCGGAAAACAAATTCAGACGAAGGGGCTGTAACATTAAGTGGAAGTGATGACGGACCAGGGGATGGGATGGTGGATATTTCAGGGCTAACTCATGCAAAGTATTGTGCCCTGCTCCAGGAGGATCTCGTCTACTCTTTGTATGAGTCCTGGGCAGATGACAGCCTGGACTgccaccatcaccaccatccTCAATGTCCTGCTGCTCCAGGGTCAGAGGTTACAGTTGCAGGCTCACAACGGTGTGCGCCCAGCACTCCCAGAAGGTGCCGGGGATGTTCTTATTGGCGGGTGGCAGACTCTGATTATGAAGCTGTCTGTAAGGTGCCCAGAAAGTTGGCCCGGAGTATTTCTTGTGGGCCATCAACCAGATATTCAGCCAGTGTGGTTGGGGGAAGTTTGACTGGAGGTGGTGCAGgtggagaaggagagaggaaatATGTGGAAGATTCAGAAGACATCCCCTCCTCTCAGACTCTAGTTCCTGGATCTCAGGACCCCTCGAGGACCTCAGATAGTGATCGCACTCTAGCTGGCCGAGCCAGCTCAAGCCCCTCTATAGCATCCCTGGAGGCAGCTGAGGAATATATTCAGCCTGGAGCCATAACAGATGGACCCCTGAGCTCTCCAGTGGATGCAATAGAAGACCAGATATCTGACTCCCTCTCTGAGGAGCACATGGGAGCTCCACTTGGCCAGGCCTCTCCTAGACGCACTTTCTCTCTAGCCCTCTCTTTGCTGCAAAGCTGTGCTGTTTATCGGCCAGTCCGGAGCACAAAAGGGAGCAAGCTCCCAGTCTTGCTCCGACGAAGCTCCAGCAACGGGGGCACAAGGTTGTCCTTTACCGATCCCATGATAGGAATGCCTTATGGAAGCCCAAACGGAGAGAGACACAGTCACATGCCAACACCTGAGCTGGAGACCCCTCTGATCAGAGTGGACACTGGGCTGGATCAGGATCTGAACCTGGCAGACATGGAGAAATTATTTGAAGATTTGTACAAAGAgtatcctcctcctcctccccatcaG AGTCTTGTTGAAGAGCAGCAGAGCCAGCTGAACCAGTATGAGTGTGCGGCCGGTCAGTGTGTCAGCGAGCTGCAGAAGGCCCAGCTCCAGGTCCAATCCCTGCAGGCCAAGATCCAGGAGAGTGAGGCCAACAACATG AAGCTGCAGGAGAAGCTGAGTGAGATGGAGTGCGAGCTACGTTCGCTTCGCCAGGCCTCTCAGAGTCAGGAAAGAACCATTCagggcctcacagagtctctcaGCACCAAAGACAACgag GCCCAGGAGCTGTACCAGCTGATTGAAGGGCAGAACACCACACTTTGCAAGCTGCAGGAAATAGCCCATCGCAGCCAGCTTGCTCAAAGCAAG GCTCCAGCAGGAGTTAGCGAGTCTTTGGCGCTCGCTCAGCTGCAGGGCGAGCTGGTCGGGGTGCAGAGCTCCCTCTTCTCTCTTGGTTTGGAGCTGGAGGCCAGCCAGAGGAGTCTGAGACAGAGCCAGAGGCAAGCCGATGACCTGATGAGGTTCAAGGAGAGACTAAACTCAGATCTACAGGAGgcactgcagcacagagaggtCACCGAAAAACACAATCAG GACCTGCGCTGCGCCCTTCACAAACTTCGCACTGAGCTTCAGGCCAAAGAAGCAGCTTTAAAGGAGAGcgaagcagagaaacacgctcTGACGCAGGAGAAAGACCGGAGTGTCGCACAGCTCAAAAGCACTCTGCAGGACAAGGAGCAACAGTTGCAG GAGTACTCAGAGATGGTGGAATCAACGGGAAGCTCCAAACCAAATCCAAGAGACGCCCTGCTGGAGAAACTGAGGGAGCGCATTAAAGAAAGAGACAGAGCTCTGGag CAATCCATCGATGACAAGTTCCGCTGTGTGGAGGAGCGTGAGGGCCAGGTgaggaggctgcagctggctcTGAGAGAGAAGGAGCGAGACCTGGAGAGACTCCGCTGCATTCTCTCCAACAACGAGGAGACCATCACG AGTCTTGACGGTTTGGTGCGGGGTAAAGAGCTGGAGCTGGAGCAGGCAGCAGAGGCCTACAGGAACCTCCAGTGGTTGAAACAGCAGAGCGACGAGAAGGAGAGAAACTCcctgagagagaaagacaccATCATAACCCAGCTACAAGCAGCACTACAGACACGCAGCCAGGAGACTCAG GATCTCACAGCTGCCCTCATCGCCAGAGTTCAGGCCGGTCCCACTGAGGTTGTGGAGGAGCTGAAGGCTCGGCTGGCTCTGAAAGAGAAACTCTTCCAGGAGCTTTTGGCAGACCGCAGCCGGCAATCTAAGGAACACCAAGCACAGATCCAGGATCTGCTCAGCACTCTCAGCTCCAAAGACCAGTATCTGCAG GACTACTCCTACAGGCTTTCCTTAGTGATCAGTGAGCGGACTGGCCAGCTACAGGAGCTTCGCAAGCAGCTGTCAGAAAGAGAGCAGGAGCTGCATGAACTGAGATGGGACAAGGAGAGAGACACGGGAGGAGAGACGGAGCATCTCCAGAGTCTCCTTAAAGAGAAGGAGGCCTTTATCAAG GAGCTGATGAAGGCCCAGGAAGAGGCCATGCAGCCGTTTTCCAAGGAGAGCGAGGCAGAGATCAAGGCTCTGAAGGAAGACATGCAGCTGGTGCTGAAAAAGGAGGCAGAGGCTCAG AAGGAGATCTCTGCCCTGCGTTCGTCTTTAGCTCAGCAGCAGTCAGAAGGAGATGCCACAAAAGACAGCACTGATCACAAA CATGTGCTGGAGCAGCTGGTATCAGAGTACAACAAGCTGAATGACGCCCTGAGGGCAGAGAAGAGGTTATACCAAAAtctcactcacattcacaagaGTGACAG CAGCTCAGAGAAGATCCGGGCCCTCCACATGGAGTTGGATTCAGTTCAGGCACTCCGCAGACAGCTGGAGGAGGTCCTGTCTCGGACCCGTAACACGGCCCTGCTACTGGACAGGGCAGCTAAAAGGCAGCCTGACTTTGGAG AGCTTAgcacagaggaggaagagggagacGATGAAGACGGCAGCAGTGAGGAGTTCACAGACAGCATAGAGGAGGATGACGACAGTGTGAATGCCAGAAGTTTGACCTCCGGTCAG GCTTCGGTTAAGGCTCAAGGACCTGAGTGTGTGACCCGAGGGCTGGTGAGGGAGGCACAGTCCCAGAGAGCTGATGTAAAGCAGCTCGATGAAGCAAAGAAGACACTCGAGTTTGAGCTTGAAGAAATAAAGTCACAGCTGGAGAGGGATGGATACACCTCTGTAGCTCAGATGAG GAGTGCCCTGCAGAAGCTGCAAAGGGAAAACCAGGCCCTGAAAGAAAACCAAGTACGAGCTGGAGTGGTggggacaaacacagagaagagTCTGAGCCcagaagaagaacaggaagaagaagaagaggaggaagaagaagatgaggaggaggaggaagaagaggaagaagaagacgaggaggaggaggaggaagaggatacTGAGGAAGAAGATGAACTGGAAACATCTCCGGTGCCGGCAGGGAAGCGAGGTCCTCCATGTGTTAGTCTGAGCAGCGAGCCGGGGAAGAGGCACTGCATGAGGCCATGCTCTCTGAACCTGGGCACACTGACATCTCACCATCTCACACACCAACCTGAAGCG GAGACAGCGGTCGCTGGTGACAGCTCTCAGGTCAGAGCGCTCTGGCGAGATAAAGAGGATGGCCTCCGTGAGCAGGCATCTCGTCTGCACGCTGATCTGACTCTGAGCCAGCAGGAGAACAGAGAGCTGCAAGAGAGACTGATGGTGTCTGAGGCCACGGTCCAAGCTCAGGCCGAACAGCTGAAGGAGTACAGAGATCTGCTCA CCGAGACGTCTGTCCAGCAGGCCAACAAGCAGGTGCAGGTGGATCTTCAGGATCTGGGTTATGAAACTTGTGGCCGGAGTGAGAACGAAGCAGAGAGAGAAGACACCAGCAGCCCAG agTTTGACGACCTAGAGATGTGCACGTCGCTGTCCCATCCTCAGGACTGTGAGGTTGGTGGCTGGTACGCTGGAAGCTGCAGCAGCAACAGAGGCGCTTATGAAATGAGGGATGAGTCGGCGTCTCTCCAGCATCTGGTCCAGGATCTGCGCTCACAGCTGACTCGCTGTCACAAAGTGATCCGTGGACTGCAGCTCCGTGTCCGGTCTTTGTCTGCGACCAGCGACTATGCCTCCAGCTTGGAGCGCACTCCCCGCAAG GTAAACTGGGCACTTGAGAGATCACCAGCCCCGAGTGGTGTCGATGAGGATGAAGGCTGGTTATCTGATACCCAAGGGGCTCGTCCAGGGTCCAAGCCCAGCAGGGAGCTCCAAGAACTGATGGAACGAGTTGCATCTCTGGAGGCTCAGTTGAAAACTACCAGATCGGAGGGCAAAGGCCAAGCAGAAGAAGGGAAATGTGCCACCTGGCCTGG GAAGTACAACTCTCTGATCCAGGCTCAAGCTCGTGAGCTGTCCCACCTGAGGCAGCGCATGAGAGAAGGGCAAGGAGTCTGTCACATCCTGACCCAACACCTGGGAGACACCACCAAG GCTTTCGAGGAGCTCCTGCGGGCCAATGATATTGATTACTACATGGGTCAGAGCTTCAGAGAGCAGCTGGCACAGAGCACCGCCCTGGCACAAAGAGTGGTCACCAAGATTAGTGGAC GAGAACGTGCAGAGAGCCATGACGACAAGACAGGCCACGAGTTGCTCGCCTTGCG GTTGAGTAAGGAGTTGCAGCAAAAAGATAAAATCATTGAATCGCTCCACACGAAGCTGCAGCACCGCCCTGAGACCCCGTCCAGTTGCCACGCGCTCTCTGAGACGACGGACCAATCAGATAGGACCTCCTTGGTGTCCGATGAGTACCAAACCAATGAAGACTTGGAGCTGTGTTCTGATTTGGACACCAGGGAATATCAGGAGGAGCACCGCCTCCGGCAGCCAGGACTCGGATCAGATCCGGAAG TCCGTTCTTCTATCCCaccacctcttcctcctcctcctcttcatggCCTCCTCAAGTCTTCAAGCAGCTGTCCCAACATGCTTTGCACAGCCGCTGTGGGTTTGACCAGAG CCCTTTTCAGTGAGCctgtctcctcctccttctctatCCCCTCTGGCCCTGACGGCTGGGGTCACGAAGTTATGTTTGACCCCCGGCCCAGAGCTCTCTCTGTGATGGCTGTTCGCCCAGAGCTGGACACGCTGTACAAACAGATGAATGAGCAGAACAGGG GCTTCCCAGAGGCTCATGACAAGGCTCTGTTCACCCTTTCACCTGATCATCACAACCAGCATGGCCTGTCAAGCTACAGCCAGCTATCCCATCATGCCTTTCAACCCTACCAGCTGGGGGGCATCCCTACAGGCCACTTAATGAAGTCTGACTCAGGTTTAATGTCAGGAGGGCCTTTGTGGGACATGGAAAACTTGGTCGGAAGTTATTCTGGATCATCTGCACACCAACCAGGAAGCAGCCaaacag gGGTAAACTTAATAGAGGAACACCTGCAGGAGGTGAGGTGTCTTCGCCAACGCCTGGAGGAGTCCATTAGGACCAATGAGAGGCTTCGTCAGCAGCTTGAAGAAAAACTGGCCACCACTGGACGTGATGGAG gggCTCCAACCAACATTTATATTCAGGGACTGGACACAGTCACTCAGCTTTCCAATGAGATCAGAGTCCTGAAGGAAGAAAACTTGGGTCTGCAGTCCCGCTTGCAGGCCAGCACAG ACACAAGTGAGGAGGTGGTACAATTGAGGGAGGCAGTGTTTACAGCACGCGCTCGCCTGAAGCAATCAGAGCTGGAAGCTGAGCAGTGGAAGGAGGAGCTCAGACGGCTTCAGGCCCACAGTCAGGAGCAGGGACAGCAGATTCACACATTAAGGCAGGAGCGACAGGTCGGGCAGGAGAAAACCAACAG GCTCCAGCACGAGGTGTCACTACTCCAGCAGCAGCTATGTGAGAGCAGGGAACTGATCCACTCCCTGCAGAGCGAACTACATGTCTATGATCGAGTGTGTTCCAGCACAAAGGCCAACAAAG GCTACCTGTGTGAGGTACCAGTTCTACCAGTAGAGCTGGGGGAGTTGTTGGGGGAGGTGAGGAGTCTACGGGCTCAGTTGCAAAACAGTGTCCAGGAGAACAGCGCTCTCAAACAGCTGGAGCTCCACAAGCAGCTGGAACAGAAGCTGGGCGTGGGCTCGCCTCGGACTCCCTCGCTCTCTGCTCTCACTGCCAGCCCTCAGAGGGAAAACTTCTACAGACGTCAGCTGCTTCATG ACCCAGCTCCATCTCCACCAGTCAGGGACATTGGTCTCTTTAACTGTGGATCTCCTGGTCCTCCCTACTCAGACTTGGATGACAGCCATAGCACTGCCAATG CAGACCCTCTTGATCCACACTCTGAGCTGGAAGGGGATGCGCCCGATGGATCATTTGCGAACCGTAATGGTCGTCACGCCATCGGTCACGTGGACGACTTCAGTGCTTTGCAGCAGcaagtcctcgagggccggagCCTCGTCCAGCGCATGGAGATGACCCTGCAGGCCTGCCTTGGTCCACCAATGCTGGATGTaaaccagaaacagagcagCGAGCTG ATTCTGGACTACGGATGTGTTAGGAGTCTTCTGTCTAACACCAAGACTCTGAGGCAGATCTTGGAGGAGGCGATGTCTCTGCTGAAGATGTTCTGGAGAGCAGCTCTTCCCAGCACGGATCCCTCCATCCAGAACCTTAAGAAG GAGCAGTGCATGCAGGAGGAGATCTTGTCCTTGAAACTGCGTGTGTCTGAGCAGGAAGAAGTTCTTAAGGGGACAATACAAAGACTGAGGAGCACCAGCCGCACCAAGGAGAGCATGGAGCACTTCATAGTCAGCCAGC TATCAAGGACTCGTGATGTGCTGAAAAAAGCAAGGACAAATTTAGAG ACGAATAAGCTGAGACTTTCGTCTCTAagtccctcctcttcctctccttaTGCTG